The Lusitaniella coriacea LEGE 07157 region AAACCCCAACAATTATTTATTGAAGATCGATTAGAGGTTGCACGGGAAGAAGCCAGAGCCATTTGTCAGGAGAAAGGGGAAACTGCGCCGGAGTGTGCCACGGCTTGGGATATTGTCGAGGAACTTCAAGCCACAGTAGCAGATCGGCGATCGCGCCAAAAAGAAAATCAAAGTTCTTTCGAAACCTATTGCGACGAGAATCCGAACGCGCCGGAATGTCGGATTTATGAAGACTAGTCGCCTCTGAAAACAACAAAAGGCCGGTCTAAGTCTCACGAATGCGAAGCATTTGATTGCCATTTCGCTGGAATTCATAGGGAACAGATTCAACCGTCACTTGATACCCTCTTTCGATGAAGTGATTGATGGCTTTTTCCAGGTGAAGGGACGGTTCTCCAGTGAAGTTTTCTAGTAAAGGAAAAACCCGTACTTCTGTTGCCACTCGACACATCTCTAAGATTGAGGCAAGATGAAACGCCAAAGGAAATTGCTCGGAGTAAGTAAATAAAAAATGGGAACATAAAGCCAGATCGAACTGACGCTTTTCAAAAGAAAGATTGGGGAATTCATCGGTTTTATAGCGTCCATTCTGCCGTCCTTTCGGAAAGTCTTCGAGAAACGTTTGCATCGCTAACATTCTCGCTTTTCCGAGATGTTCGGGAGATTTCATTTCCTGCCAAACAAATTTCTCTGGGGTTGCTTTGAGTCCTTTGAGAATAATGGGATAGGTGGCATGAATCCGGCTGTGGATATCCCTTGCGCTAAACTGGTAGATTGGATCGCAGGAAATAACGCTTCCCCCTAAACGAGTCATTTCTGCGTTGAAGCTAGAAGGTCCTCCCGCACAATCGAGGATGCTTTTCTGGCGATCGGTTTCGCTGAGGTCGAACATTTTGATGTATTCTTCGAGAGAACGTCCCCAGGGAACGACCTTTTCGAGTTTGAAACTCGCCATCTTTTTTTCCTCTATCAAAATTCCTCCACCGCTATCCTACGACATTCCCCGAATCCAACTTCCTCGATCCTAGCTTAGGATATTTGGGTTCGCGCGATCGCGGTTTCTCTCCCCCATCTCCCGTACCATTCGAGCTAAGATAGCTTGAGTTCAATCTATGTGTGAATCGAGTTTGCCATGAATTACGGGTCAGATGTCCTTGGTGCTAATATCGATCTGCCAGAGGCGCTTAGGGCAAGCACGGCATTATTACTCGGTACGATTACTTTTTTAAGTTTTTTACTGGTTACGGGTCTTTCTTATCTCCAATTCCCTAAAATTGCTCGCTTATTTTCGACTTCCCTCTCTTCAACGGAAGTACAAGGCATTTATCAAATTGTAGTTTCGCCTTATCAAGGATGGTTGAATTGGATCGTTGTTGTGACCATTACCGACATCATTTTGTTGAATGTACCGCTTCCGATTTGGCTGAGATTATTTGAGTTTTTAATTAGCTTTCTCATCGCACTCAATGTCAGCTTCTTAGGATTCAAATTAATAACCAAAGTGTTCGATAGCTATTTACTGGGAGTTGCTCTTGAAAATAAGGATAAAATCAATAGCGAATTGCTCGTTCTTGCCAAGTTCATCTGTAATGCTTTAGTCGTTCTCATTGTTATCTTTATTTTTGCTCAAACCCATCAAATTAATGTACTTGGTTTAATTGCCAGCTTAGGAGTGGGTGGTGTAGCAATCGCTTTTGCTTCCCAGAAAGTTTTAGAACAAATATTATGGAGTATCGTTCTTTATATCGATCGACCTTTCACCGTTGATGACTACATTCATTTACCCGACAGCACCCTAGGAAGAGTAGAATCAATTGGATGGCGCTCGACTAAAATCCGCCTATCAGGAAAAAATACCCTAGTGATCGTTCCTAATAGTCAAATTGCACAATCCAGTATTGAAAATTTAACGCGCGCAAGGCGAGTAATTTCCATCGTCAATTTGACCTTTTTTCGGTCGATGTCTGAAGAAGAAAAAGCCTTAATCGAACAGCTTATTCTCGACAGCACTAAAGATATCCTAGGCATCGACCATCGCTTGACACAAATTCGTTTTGAAGACTTAACAGATGCCTCAAAGCAAGATTACGTTCAAACTCAACTGATTTTTTACATCTTAGGAGCAGCAGAAAGCT contains the following coding sequences:
- a CDS encoding SAM-dependent methyltransferase: MASFKLEKVVPWGRSLEEYIKMFDLSETDRQKSILDCAGGPSSFNAEMTRLGGSVISCDPIYQFSARDIHSRIHATYPIILKGLKATPEKFVWQEMKSPEHLGKARMLAMQTFLEDFPKGRQNGRYKTDEFPNLSFEKRQFDLALCSHFLFTYSEQFPLAFHLASILEMCRVATEVRVFPLLENFTGEPSLHLEKAINHFIERGYQVTVESVPYEFQRNGNQMLRIRET
- a CDS encoding mechanosensitive ion channel family protein produces the protein MNYGSDVLGANIDLPEALRASTALLLGTITFLSFLLVTGLSYLQFPKIARLFSTSLSSTEVQGIYQIVVSPYQGWLNWIVVVTITDIILLNVPLPIWLRLFEFLISFLIALNVSFLGFKLITKVFDSYLLGVALENKDKINSELLVLAKFICNALVVLIVIFIFAQTHQINVLGLIASLGVGGVAIAFASQKVLEQILWSIVLYIDRPFTVDDYIHLPDSTLGRVESIGWRSTKIRLSGKNTLVIVPNSQIAQSSIENLTRARRVISIVNLTFFRSMSEEEKALIEQLILDSTKDILGIDHRLTQIRFEDLTDASKQDYVQTQLIFYILGAAESSMELRQNLLEIARENIIERLQDYGLDFNFEEKTLEIAQPMNI